Proteins encoded within one genomic window of Bombus terrestris chromosome 11, iyBomTerr1.2, whole genome shotgun sequence:
- the LOC100648481 gene encoding kinesin-like protein unc-104 isoform X3, giving the protein MSSVKVAVRVRPFNNREISREAQCIIEMSGNTTSILNPKAPPGSKDALKSFNYDYSYFSMDPNDANYSSQLMVYKDIGEEMLEHAFEGYNVCIFAYGQTGAGKSYTMMGKQEEGQEGIIPQICKDLFRKISRNSNECLKYSVEVSYMEIYCERVRDLLNPKNKGNLRVREHPLLGPYVEDLSKLAVMSYQDIHDLIDEGNKARTVAATNMNETSSRSHAVFTIFFTQQKQDSATGLVTEKVSKISLVDLAGSERADSTGAKGTRLKEGANINKSLTTLGKVISALAEIAATKKKKKADFIPYRDSVLTWLLRENLGGNSKTAMIAAVSPADINYDETLSTLRYADRAKQIVCKAVVNEDANAKLIRELKEEIQKLRELLKQEGIDVQEGPDGKVTYEKKESRDEIVRATKREDDVKESRPRIPSHTTSTIAEEAVDQLQASEKLIAELNETWEEKLKRTEIIRLQREAVFAEMGVAVKEDGVTVGVFSPKKTPHLVNLNEDPLMSECLIYYIKDGFTRIGSAEANIPQDIQLCGPHILSEHCVFENHEGIITLIPKKGALIYVNGREVTEPIVLKTGSRVILGKNHVFRFNHPDQVRERREKGSPAETPGNGETVDWNFAQIELLEKQGIDLKAEMEKRLLALEEQFRKEKEEADQLFEEQRKNYEARIDALQRQVEEQSMTMSMYSSYTPEDFNNIEEDIFVNPLFDAESNWTEREFQLAAWAFRKWKYHQFTSLRDDLWGNAIFLKEANAISVELKKKVQFQFTLLTDTLYSPLPSDLLPVIDDEEEEERPFPRTIVAVEVQDTKNGATHYWTLDKLRQRLELMRHVYNEDSSPSTPEAKEDIFQCLTAYSNPKFSLANLLPSRQRLELMREMYHNEAELSPTSPDFNIESITGGDPFYDRFPWFRMVGRSFVYLSNLMYPVPLIHKVAIVNEKGDVKGYLRVAVQAVVEENSEYSSGVRQSARISFEDDLFGNQKQNKRNTLLTQTLEKNRQILLHEERVVEGHNEQKEVKDEDDIGDADSGRGDSSVSSDMKEEDLPDHLQLGSEFTFRVTVLQAMGISTEYADIFCQFNFLHRHDEAFSTEPVKNTGKGCPPGFYHVQNITVTVTKSFLEYLKTQPIVFEVFGHYQQHPLHKDAKLEYVRQPPKRMLPPSIPISQPVRSPKFGSVLPSPSTSHVHAKYDVLVWFEICELAPNGEYVPSVVDHSDDLPCRGLFLLHQGIQRRIRITIVHEPASELRWKDVRELVVGRIRNTPEPEEEDNDSSVLSLGLFPGEYLEIPGDDRCMFRFEAAWDSSLHNSALLNRVTAYGEQIFMTISAYLELENCGRPAIITKDLSMIIYGRDARVGPRSLKHLFSGSYRNQEANRLSGVYELVLRRSSEAGSPGVQRRQRRVLDTSSTYVRGEENLHGWRPRGDSLIFDHQWELEKLTRLEEVERVRHTLLLREKLGIDKVSFCNKISHDFTKSEKEVCNMMAKATNETHASPVKLKRSTSKDVYEPWEMTEREKELATKYIKLIQGRIPSKEPILLSDVSPGEDTMADMTASMISSVISSSSQESVYERASDYLEQAAGIIVWSRSKSCILRLSSPERARLQELQESILASESANQPCTIAPAPLGSSSPSKENLVLYVPEVEEIRISPVIARKGYLNVLEHKTNGWKKRWVAVRRPYVLIFREEKDPVERALINLATAQVEYSEDQLAMVKVPNTFSVVTKHRGYLLQTLGDKEVYDWLYAINPLLAGQIRSKLARKGPATNLNNASPVGLVPPIDQQSNQNK; this is encoded by the exons ATGTCGTCGGTAAAGGTGGCGGTGAGGGTACGGCCCTTCAACAATCGAGAGATCTCCCGTGAGGCACAATGTATTATCGAAATGTCCGGCAATACTACTT CGATATTGAATCCCAAAGCACCACCTGGCAGCAAAGATGCGCTCAAGAGCTTCAATTACGATTATTCCTATTTTTCCATGGAT CCAAACGATGCAAATTATTCTTCACAACTAATGGTCTACAAGGATATCGGCGAAGAGATGTTGGAGCATGCTTTCGAAG GTTACAACGTCTGTATATTCGCTTACGGACAGACCGGTGCTGGCAAATCATACACTATGATGGGTAAACAAGAAGAAGGTCAAGAGGGAATAATACCTCAAATTTGCAAGGACCTCTTTAGAAAAATCAGTCGCAATTCAAACGAGTGCCTGAAGTATTCTGTTGAAGTGAGTTATATGGAAATATACTGCGAAAGGGTGCGGGATCTCTTAAATCCCAAGAACAAAGGAAACCTTCGTGTACGGGAGCATCCTCTGCTTGGACCGTACGTTGAGGACCTGTCCAAATTGGCGGTGATGTCGTATCAAGATATTCATGATCTTATCGATGAAGGGAACAAGGCAAG AACGGTAGCAGCCACAAATATGAACGAAACGTCTAGCAGATCTCATGCCGTATTTACGATATTCTTCACGCAACAAAAGCAGGATTCTGCAACAGGATTAGTGACAGAAAAAGTCAGCAAAATCTCCCTGGTCGATTTGGCGGGTTCTGAAAGGGCTGATTCTACTGGTGCAAAGGGTACGAGATTGAAAGAAGGTGCCAATATTAATAAAAGCTTGACGACCCTTGGAAAGGTCATCAGTGCCCTTGCTGAAATT GCG GCgactaaaaagaagaaaaaggctGATTTCATCCCCTATAGAGATTCTGTTCTAACGTGGCTTTTGAGAGAAAATCTAGGAGGTAATTCTAAAACAGCAATGATTGCGGCAGTGAGTCCAGCGGACATCAATTACGATGAAACCCTCTCCACCTTACG ATACGCAGACAGAGCGAAACAAATAGTTTGCAAAGCCGTCGTCAACGAAGACGCAAACGCGAAGCTTATCAGAGAACTCAAAGAAGAGATTCAAAAATTGCGGGAATTGCTGAAACAAGAGGGTATTGATGTGCAAGAAG GGCCAGATGGTAAAGTCACAtatgaaaagaaagaatcta GGGATGAAATCGTCCGAGCAACCAAACGCGAGGACGACGTGAAGGAAAGTCGGCCCAGAATTCCATCTCACACCACATCGACTATCGCTGAAGAAGCAGTGGATCAATTGCAAGCTTCAGAAAAACTTATAGccg AATTGAATGAAACATGGGAAGAGAAGCTGAAACGAACCGAGATAATTCGTTTACAACGCGAGGCGGTGTTCGCCGAAATGGGGGTTGCTGTGAAAGAGGATGGAGTCACGGTTGGTGTATTCTCTCCGAAAAAGACTCCTCACTTGGTGAATTTGAATGAGGATCCGCTCATGTCCGAGTGTTTGATTTACTACATCAAGGATGGCTTCACACGTATCGGTAGCGCTGAAGCTAATATACCGCAAGATATACAGTTATGTGGTCCTCACATACTGAGCGAGCACTGCGTCTTCGAGAATCACGAGGGTATTATTACCCTGATTCCGAAGAAAGGAGCTTTAATTTACGTGAATGGGCGTGAGGTCACTGAACCGATCGTTCTGAAGACCGGATCTCGCGTCATCTTAGGAAAGAATCATGTGTTCAGATTCAATCACCCTGATCAGG TCCGTGAACGAAGAGAGAAGGGATCTCCCGCAGAAACTCCTGGAAATGGAGAAACAGTCGACTGGAACTTTGCACAGATCGAATTGCTGGAAAAACAAGGAATTGATCTAAAAGCTGAGATGGAGAAGAGATTATTAGCTTTGGAAGAACAATTCCGCAAAGAGAAGGAAGAGGCGGACCAATTGTTCGAAGAACAAAGAAAG aaCTACGAGGCCCGAATAGACGCACTGCAACGACAGGTTGAGGAACAAAGCATGACGATGTCAATGTACAGCAGTTATACCCCCGAAGACTTTAACAATATCGAGGAAGATATTTTCG TCAACCCCTTGTTTGACGCAGAGAGCAACTGGACCGAGAGAGAGTTCCAACTGGCCGCTTGGGCCTTCCGCAAGTGGAAATATCATCAATTCACAAGTCTTCGGGATGATCTATGGGGCAACGCTATATTCCTCAAAGAAGCTAACGCTATTTCTGTCGAACTCAAAAAGAAG GTACAATTCCAGTTTACTTTGCTCACGGATACGCTTTATTCGCCGCTTCCTTCGGATCTCTTGCCTGTCATTGACgacgaggaagaggaggaaagaCCATTCCCGCGTACTATAGTTGCTGTAGAAGTTCAAGACACGAAGAATGGCGCGACACATTACTGGACACTCGATAAACTTAG ACAGCGCTTGGAGTTGATGCGACACGTGTACAACGAGGACTCGAGCCCCAGCACTCCGGAGGCCAAAGAGGATATTTTCCAATGTCTAACCGCCTACTCTAATCCGAAGTTCTCGCTCGCAAATCTTTTGCCTTCGAG ACAAAGACTTGAACTGATGCGAGAAATGTATCACAACGAGGCAGAATTGTCGCCGACATCCCCGGATTTCAATATCGAGTCCATCACTGGAGGTGATCCATTCTACGACCGTTTTCCCTGGTTCCGAATGGTCGGCAG GTCTTTCGTATATCTAAGCAATCTTATGTATCCTGTACCATTGATCCACAAAGTAGCGATAGTAAACGAAAAGGGAGACGTAAAAGGCTACTTGCGTGTAGCCGTGCAAGCTGTTGTTG AGGAAAACAGTGAATACTCAAGTGGCGTCAGACAGTCAGCTAGAATTTCATTCGAGGACGACTTGTTTGGAAATCAAAAGCAGAACAAACGCAACACTCTGTTAACCCAAACTCTCGAGAAGAACCGACAAATTCTGTTACACGAGGAACGCGTCGTGGAGGGCCACAACGAGCAAAAGGAGGTGAAAGACGAAGACGATATCGGCGATGCAGACAGTGGCAGAGGGGATAGCTCAGTTTCCAGCGACATGAAGGAAGAGGATCTACCGGATCATTTGCAACTTGGCTCTGAATTCACATTCAGGGTTACCGTGTTACAGGCCATGGGCATTTCTACCGAATATGCTGACATATTTTGCCAATTCAA TTTCTTGCATCGACACGATGAGGCATTTTCAACTGAGCCAGTAAAAAATACAGGAAAAGGATGTCCTCCTGGATTTTATCACGTACAAAAT ATCACGGTGACGGTAACGAAATCATTCTTGGAATATCTAAAAACTCAGCCAATCGTTTTCGAAGTTTTTGGACACTATCAGCAACATCCTCTGCATAAAGATGCAAAACTGGAATA CGTAAGACAACCACCGAAGAGAATGCTTCCGCCATCTATACCTATCAGTCAACCCGTACGTTCACCGAAATTCGGCAGTGTTTTACCATCTCCGAGCACCTCACACGTGCACGCGAAATACGATGTATTAGTTTGGTTTGAGATTTGCGAGTTAGCGCCGAACGGTGAATACGTACCATCCGTGGTCGACCATAGCGACGATCTACCGTGTCGTGGATTGTTTTTGCTCCATCAGGGAATCCAGCGTCGGATTCGAATTACCATTGTACATGAACCAGCGTCTGAGCTGCGATGGAAAGATGTAAGAGAGTTGGTCGTCGGACGTATTAGAAACACGCCAGAACCGGAGGAGGAGGACAATGATTCGTCGGTGCTTTCGTTAGGGCTTTTCCCTGGCGAATATCTAGAAATACCTGGTGATGATAGATGCATGTTCAGATTCGAGGCAGCGTGGGATAGTTCTCTTCATAATTCGGCCTTGCTCAATAGAGTTACAGCTTACGGAGAACAAATCTTCATGACAATTTCTGCTTACCTCGAG TTGGAGAATTGTGGAAGACCAGCGATCATCACGAAAGACTTGAGTATGATCATTTATGGCAGAGATGCCAGAGTAGGGCCACGTTCTCTGAAGCATCTATTCAGCGGAAGCTATCGCAATCAAGAAGCAAACAGACTCAGTGGTGTTTACGAGCTGGTCTTGCGTCGTTCTTCGGAAGCAGGTAGCCCAG GCGTTCAGAGGAGACAACGGCGTGTATTGGACACCAGCTCTACGTATGTTAGAGGAGAGGAGAATCTTCATGGATGGAGACCACGGGGAGATAGCTTAATATTCGATCACCAATGGGAGTTAGAAAAATTGACAAGATTAGAAGAGGTGGAGAGAGTAAGACACACGCTATTGTTACGAGAAAAGCTCGGTATCGACAAAGTGTCATTCTGCAATAAAATATCTCATGATTTCACAAAGAGTGAGAAG GAGGTCTGCAACATGATGGCGAAAGCGACGAATGAAACGCATGCCAGCCCGGTGAAATTGAAGCGTTCAACTAGTAAAGACGTTTACGAGCCTTGGGAGATGaccgaaagagaaaaagaactaGCCACGAAGTATATCAAACTTATTCAAGGTCGCATTCCAAGCAAAGAACCCATTCTATTGTCCGACGTTTCACCCGGGGAAGACACTATGGCCGATATGACGGCATCTATGATATCTTCGGTGATATCATCCTCGTCCCAAGAGTCAGTATACGAGAGAGCTAGTGATTACTTAGAGCAG GCTGCTGGTATAATAGTATGGAGCAGATCTAAGTCGTGCATCCTTAGGTTAAGTTCACCGGAGAGAGCTAGACTGCAGGAACTGCAGGAGAGTATATTAGCCAGTGAATCCGCTAATCAACCGTGTACGATCGCACCGGCTCCATTGGGTTCATCTTCCCCATCGAAGGAGAATTTGGTACTCTACGTGCCGGAAGTCGAAGAAATTCGCATCAGTCCGGTTATTGCCAGAAAAGGATACCTAAATGTTCTCGAACACAAGACTAATGGTTGGAAGAAACGTTGGGTG GCTGTACGACGACCATACGTTTTAATCTTTCGGGAAGAAAAGGACCCAGTGGAGAGAGCTCTCATTAATTTAGCTACTGCTCAAGTTGAATATTCTGAAGATCAATTAGCTATGGTGAAAGTACCAAATACTTTCAG CGTTGTTACAAAACATCGaggatatttattgcaaacttTAGGAGATAAGGAGGTTTATGACTGGCTGTACGCTATTAATCCTCTTCTTGCTGGTCAAATCAG GTCAAAACTAGCACGCAAGGGGCCAGCTACGAATCTGAATAACGCTTCGCCTGTTGGTCTAGTCCCGCCCATAGATCAACAGTCGAACCAAAATAAGTGA
- the LOC100648481 gene encoding kinesin-like protein unc-104 isoform X4: protein MSSVKVAVRVRPFNNREISREAQCIIEMSGNTTSILNPKAPPGSKDALKSFNYDYSYFSMDPNDANYSSQLMVYKDIGEEMLEHAFEGYNVCIFAYGQTGAGKSYTMMGKQEEGQEGIIPQICKDLFRKISRNSNECLKYSVEVSYMEIYCERVRDLLNPKNKGNLRVREHPLLGPYVEDLSKLAVMSYQDIHDLIDEGNKARTVAATNMNETSSRSHAVFTIFFTQQKQDSATGLVTEKVSKISLVDLAGSERADSTGAKGTRLKEGANINKSLTTLGKVISALAEIAATKKKKKADFIPYRDSVLTWLLRENLGGNSKTAMIAAVSPADINYDETLSTLRYADRAKQIVCKAVVNEDANAKLIRELKEEIQKLRELLKQEGIDVQEGPDGKVTYEKKESRDEIVRATKREDDVKESRPRIPSHTTSTIAEEAVDQLQASEKLIAELNETWEEKLKRTEIIRLQREAVFAEMGVAVKEDGVTVGVFSPKKTPHLVNLNEDPLMSECLIYYIKDGFTRIGSAEANIPQDIQLCGPHILSEHCVFENHEGIITLIPKKGALIYVNGREVTEPIVLKTGSRVILGKNHVFRFNHPDQVRERREKGSPAETPGNGETVDWNFAQIELLEKQGIDLKAEMEKRLLALEEQFRKEKEEADQLFEEQRKNYEARIDALQRQVEEQSMTMSMYSSYTPEDFNNIEEDIFVNPLFDAESNWTEREFQLAAWAFRKWKYHQFTSLRDDLWGNAIFLKEANAISVELKKKVQFQFTLLTDTLYSPLPSDLLPVIDDEEEEERPFPRTIVAVEVQDTKNGATHYWTLDKLRQRLELMRHVYNEDSSPSTPEAKEDIFQCLTAYSNPKFSLANLLPSRQRLELMREMYHNEAELSPTSPDFNIESITGGDPFYDRFPWFRMVGRSFVYLSNLMYPVPLIHKVAIVNEKGDVKGYLRVAVQAVVEEENSEYSSGVRQSARISFEDDLFGNQKQNKRNTLLTQTLEKNRQILLHEERVVEGHNEQKEVKDEDDIGDADSGRGDSSVSSDMKEEDLPDHLQLGSEFTFRVTVLQAMGISTEYADIFCQFNFLHRHDEAFSTEPVKNTGKGCPPGFYHVQNITVTVTKSFLEYLKTQPIVFEVFGHYQQHPLHKDAKLEYVRQPPKRMLPPSIPISQPVRSPKFGSVLPSPSTSHVHAKYDVLVWFEICELAPNGEYVPSVVDHSDDLPCRGLFLLHQGIQRRIRITIVHEPASELRWKDVRELVVGRIRNTPEPEEEDNDSSVLSLGLFPGEYLEIPGDDRCMFRFEAAWDSSLHNSALLNRVTAYGEQIFMTISAYLELENCGRPAIITKDLSMIIYGRDARVGPRSLKHLFSGSYRNQEANRLSGVYELVLRRSSEAGVQRRQRRVLDTSSTYVRGEENLHGWRPRGDSLIFDHQWELEKLTRLEEVERVRHTLLLREKLGIDKVSFCNKISHDFTKSEKEVCNMMAKATNETHASPVKLKRSTSKDVYEPWEMTEREKELATKYIKLIQGRIPSKEPILLSDVSPGEDTMADMTASMISSVISSSSQESVYERASDYLEQAAGIIVWSRSKSCILRLSSPERARLQELQESILASESANQPCTIAPAPLGSSSPSKENLVLYVPEVEEIRISPVIARKGYLNVLEHKTNGWKKRWVAVRRPYVLIFREEKDPVERALINLATAQVEYSEDQLAMVKVPNTFSVVTKHRGYLLQTLGDKEVYDWLYAINPLLAGQIRSKLARKGPATNLNNASPVGLVPPIDQQSNQNK, encoded by the exons ATGTCGTCGGTAAAGGTGGCGGTGAGGGTACGGCCCTTCAACAATCGAGAGATCTCCCGTGAGGCACAATGTATTATCGAAATGTCCGGCAATACTACTT CGATATTGAATCCCAAAGCACCACCTGGCAGCAAAGATGCGCTCAAGAGCTTCAATTACGATTATTCCTATTTTTCCATGGAT CCAAACGATGCAAATTATTCTTCACAACTAATGGTCTACAAGGATATCGGCGAAGAGATGTTGGAGCATGCTTTCGAAG GTTACAACGTCTGTATATTCGCTTACGGACAGACCGGTGCTGGCAAATCATACACTATGATGGGTAAACAAGAAGAAGGTCAAGAGGGAATAATACCTCAAATTTGCAAGGACCTCTTTAGAAAAATCAGTCGCAATTCAAACGAGTGCCTGAAGTATTCTGTTGAAGTGAGTTATATGGAAATATACTGCGAAAGGGTGCGGGATCTCTTAAATCCCAAGAACAAAGGAAACCTTCGTGTACGGGAGCATCCTCTGCTTGGACCGTACGTTGAGGACCTGTCCAAATTGGCGGTGATGTCGTATCAAGATATTCATGATCTTATCGATGAAGGGAACAAGGCAAG AACGGTAGCAGCCACAAATATGAACGAAACGTCTAGCAGATCTCATGCCGTATTTACGATATTCTTCACGCAACAAAAGCAGGATTCTGCAACAGGATTAGTGACAGAAAAAGTCAGCAAAATCTCCCTGGTCGATTTGGCGGGTTCTGAAAGGGCTGATTCTACTGGTGCAAAGGGTACGAGATTGAAAGAAGGTGCCAATATTAATAAAAGCTTGACGACCCTTGGAAAGGTCATCAGTGCCCTTGCTGAAATT GCG GCgactaaaaagaagaaaaaggctGATTTCATCCCCTATAGAGATTCTGTTCTAACGTGGCTTTTGAGAGAAAATCTAGGAGGTAATTCTAAAACAGCAATGATTGCGGCAGTGAGTCCAGCGGACATCAATTACGATGAAACCCTCTCCACCTTACG ATACGCAGACAGAGCGAAACAAATAGTTTGCAAAGCCGTCGTCAACGAAGACGCAAACGCGAAGCTTATCAGAGAACTCAAAGAAGAGATTCAAAAATTGCGGGAATTGCTGAAACAAGAGGGTATTGATGTGCAAGAAG GGCCAGATGGTAAAGTCACAtatgaaaagaaagaatcta GGGATGAAATCGTCCGAGCAACCAAACGCGAGGACGACGTGAAGGAAAGTCGGCCCAGAATTCCATCTCACACCACATCGACTATCGCTGAAGAAGCAGTGGATCAATTGCAAGCTTCAGAAAAACTTATAGccg AATTGAATGAAACATGGGAAGAGAAGCTGAAACGAACCGAGATAATTCGTTTACAACGCGAGGCGGTGTTCGCCGAAATGGGGGTTGCTGTGAAAGAGGATGGAGTCACGGTTGGTGTATTCTCTCCGAAAAAGACTCCTCACTTGGTGAATTTGAATGAGGATCCGCTCATGTCCGAGTGTTTGATTTACTACATCAAGGATGGCTTCACACGTATCGGTAGCGCTGAAGCTAATATACCGCAAGATATACAGTTATGTGGTCCTCACATACTGAGCGAGCACTGCGTCTTCGAGAATCACGAGGGTATTATTACCCTGATTCCGAAGAAAGGAGCTTTAATTTACGTGAATGGGCGTGAGGTCACTGAACCGATCGTTCTGAAGACCGGATCTCGCGTCATCTTAGGAAAGAATCATGTGTTCAGATTCAATCACCCTGATCAGG TCCGTGAACGAAGAGAGAAGGGATCTCCCGCAGAAACTCCTGGAAATGGAGAAACAGTCGACTGGAACTTTGCACAGATCGAATTGCTGGAAAAACAAGGAATTGATCTAAAAGCTGAGATGGAGAAGAGATTATTAGCTTTGGAAGAACAATTCCGCAAAGAGAAGGAAGAGGCGGACCAATTGTTCGAAGAACAAAGAAAG aaCTACGAGGCCCGAATAGACGCACTGCAACGACAGGTTGAGGAACAAAGCATGACGATGTCAATGTACAGCAGTTATACCCCCGAAGACTTTAACAATATCGAGGAAGATATTTTCG TCAACCCCTTGTTTGACGCAGAGAGCAACTGGACCGAGAGAGAGTTCCAACTGGCCGCTTGGGCCTTCCGCAAGTGGAAATATCATCAATTCACAAGTCTTCGGGATGATCTATGGGGCAACGCTATATTCCTCAAAGAAGCTAACGCTATTTCTGTCGAACTCAAAAAGAAG GTACAATTCCAGTTTACTTTGCTCACGGATACGCTTTATTCGCCGCTTCCTTCGGATCTCTTGCCTGTCATTGACgacgaggaagaggaggaaagaCCATTCCCGCGTACTATAGTTGCTGTAGAAGTTCAAGACACGAAGAATGGCGCGACACATTACTGGACACTCGATAAACTTAG ACAGCGCTTGGAGTTGATGCGACACGTGTACAACGAGGACTCGAGCCCCAGCACTCCGGAGGCCAAAGAGGATATTTTCCAATGTCTAACCGCCTACTCTAATCCGAAGTTCTCGCTCGCAAATCTTTTGCCTTCGAG ACAAAGACTTGAACTGATGCGAGAAATGTATCACAACGAGGCAGAATTGTCGCCGACATCCCCGGATTTCAATATCGAGTCCATCACTGGAGGTGATCCATTCTACGACCGTTTTCCCTGGTTCCGAATGGTCGGCAG GTCTTTCGTATATCTAAGCAATCTTATGTATCCTGTACCATTGATCCACAAAGTAGCGATAGTAAACGAAAAGGGAGACGTAAAAGGCTACTTGCGTGTAGCCGTGCAAGCTGTTGTTG AAGAGGAAAACAGTGAATACTCAAGTGGCGTCAGACAGTCAGCTAGAATTTCATTCGAGGACGACTTGTTTGGAAATCAAAAGCAGAACAAACGCAACACTCTGTTAACCCAAACTCTCGAGAAGAACCGACAAATTCTGTTACACGAGGAACGCGTCGTGGAGGGCCACAACGAGCAAAAGGAGGTGAAAGACGAAGACGATATCGGCGATGCAGACAGTGGCAGAGGGGATAGCTCAGTTTCCAGCGACATGAAGGAAGAGGATCTACCGGATCATTTGCAACTTGGCTCTGAATTCACATTCAGGGTTACCGTGTTACAGGCCATGGGCATTTCTACCGAATATGCTGACATATTTTGCCAATTCAA TTTCTTGCATCGACACGATGAGGCATTTTCAACTGAGCCAGTAAAAAATACAGGAAAAGGATGTCCTCCTGGATTTTATCACGTACAAAAT ATCACGGTGACGGTAACGAAATCATTCTTGGAATATCTAAAAACTCAGCCAATCGTTTTCGAAGTTTTTGGACACTATCAGCAACATCCTCTGCATAAAGATGCAAAACTGGAATA CGTAAGACAACCACCGAAGAGAATGCTTCCGCCATCTATACCTATCAGTCAACCCGTACGTTCACCGAAATTCGGCAGTGTTTTACCATCTCCGAGCACCTCACACGTGCACGCGAAATACGATGTATTAGTTTGGTTTGAGATTTGCGAGTTAGCGCCGAACGGTGAATACGTACCATCCGTGGTCGACCATAGCGACGATCTACCGTGTCGTGGATTGTTTTTGCTCCATCAGGGAATCCAGCGTCGGATTCGAATTACCATTGTACATGAACCAGCGTCTGAGCTGCGATGGAAAGATGTAAGAGAGTTGGTCGTCGGACGTATTAGAAACACGCCAGAACCGGAGGAGGAGGACAATGATTCGTCGGTGCTTTCGTTAGGGCTTTTCCCTGGCGAATATCTAGAAATACCTGGTGATGATAGATGCATGTTCAGATTCGAGGCAGCGTGGGATAGTTCTCTTCATAATTCGGCCTTGCTCAATAGAGTTACAGCTTACGGAGAACAAATCTTCATGACAATTTCTGCTTACCTCGAG TTGGAGAATTGTGGAAGACCAGCGATCATCACGAAAGACTTGAGTATGATCATTTATGGCAGAGATGCCAGAGTAGGGCCACGTTCTCTGAAGCATCTATTCAGCGGAAGCTATCGCAATCAAGAAGCAAACAGACTCAGTGGTGTTTACGAGCTGGTCTTGCGTCGTTCTTCGGAAGCAG GCGTTCAGAGGAGACAACGGCGTGTATTGGACACCAGCTCTACGTATGTTAGAGGAGAGGAGAATCTTCATGGATGGAGACCACGGGGAGATAGCTTAATATTCGATCACCAATGGGAGTTAGAAAAATTGACAAGATTAGAAGAGGTGGAGAGAGTAAGACACACGCTATTGTTACGAGAAAAGCTCGGTATCGACAAAGTGTCATTCTGCAATAAAATATCTCATGATTTCACAAAGAGTGAGAAG GAGGTCTGCAACATGATGGCGAAAGCGACGAATGAAACGCATGCCAGCCCGGTGAAATTGAAGCGTTCAACTAGTAAAGACGTTTACGAGCCTTGGGAGATGaccgaaagagaaaaagaactaGCCACGAAGTATATCAAACTTATTCAAGGTCGCATTCCAAGCAAAGAACCCATTCTATTGTCCGACGTTTCACCCGGGGAAGACACTATGGCCGATATGACGGCATCTATGATATCTTCGGTGATATCATCCTCGTCCCAAGAGTCAGTATACGAGAGAGCTAGTGATTACTTAGAGCAG GCTGCTGGTATAATAGTATGGAGCAGATCTAAGTCGTGCATCCTTAGGTTAAGTTCACCGGAGAGAGCTAGACTGCAGGAACTGCAGGAGAGTATATTAGCCAGTGAATCCGCTAATCAACCGTGTACGATCGCACCGGCTCCATTGGGTTCATCTTCCCCATCGAAGGAGAATTTGGTACTCTACGTGCCGGAAGTCGAAGAAATTCGCATCAGTCCGGTTATTGCCAGAAAAGGATACCTAAATGTTCTCGAACACAAGACTAATGGTTGGAAGAAACGTTGGGTG GCTGTACGACGACCATACGTTTTAATCTTTCGGGAAGAAAAGGACCCAGTGGAGAGAGCTCTCATTAATTTAGCTACTGCTCAAGTTGAATATTCTGAAGATCAATTAGCTATGGTGAAAGTACCAAATACTTTCAG CGTTGTTACAAAACATCGaggatatttattgcaaacttTAGGAGATAAGGAGGTTTATGACTGGCTGTACGCTATTAATCCTCTTCTTGCTGGTCAAATCAG GTCAAAACTAGCACGCAAGGGGCCAGCTACGAATCTGAATAACGCTTCGCCTGTTGGTCTAGTCCCGCCCATAGATCAACAGTCGAACCAAAATAAGTGA